One region of Carbonactinospora thermoautotrophica genomic DNA includes:
- a CDS encoding class I SAM-dependent DNA methyltransferase — MPPRRRKATEQAALPGMPTMADLRDTLWKAADKLRGSMDAAQYKDFVLGLVFLKYVSDAFEERREAIREEVLKDGIPESRLDMFLDDKDEYVGHGVFWVPEEARWSHLAAHAKSEGIGELIDRAMDAIMKSNQSLAGVLPKIFNRDNVDQRRLGELVDLIGDARFTGHGDRPARDVLGEVYEYFLEKFARAEGKRGGEFYTPASVVKLLVEMLEPYAGRVYDPCCGSGGMFVQAEKFVIAHRGIQHKDDIAVYGQESNERTWRLAKMNLAIHGISGNLGPRWADTFREDKHPDLKADFVLANPPFNMSDWSRTVDDPRWRYGTPPANNANFAWLQHIISKLAERGTAGVVLANGSMSSKQSGEGEIRAAIVEADLVSCMVALPPQLFRTTQIPACLWFFAKDKSPQGVKRLADRRGEVLFIDARNMGTMVDRTERVLTAEDITRIADTYHAWRGTASARAKNLKYEDVPGFCYSATLEEIRQHDHVLTPGRYVGTPEPENEDDEPIADKIARLTKELYDAFEESARLEKVVREQLERIDV; from the coding sequence ATGCCACCCAGGAGGAGAAAGGCCACCGAACAGGCGGCCCTGCCGGGCATGCCCACCATGGCCGACCTGCGCGACACCCTGTGGAAGGCCGCGGACAAGCTGCGCGGCTCGATGGACGCCGCCCAGTACAAGGACTTCGTCCTGGGCCTGGTGTTCCTCAAGTACGTCTCGGACGCGTTCGAGGAGCGCCGCGAGGCCATCCGCGAGGAGGTCCTCAAGGACGGCATCCCCGAGTCCCGGCTCGACATGTTCCTCGACGACAAGGACGAGTACGTCGGCCACGGCGTCTTCTGGGTGCCCGAAGAGGCGCGCTGGTCGCACCTGGCCGCGCACGCCAAGAGCGAGGGCATCGGCGAGCTGATCGACCGGGCCATGGACGCCATCATGAAATCCAACCAGTCGCTCGCCGGCGTTCTACCCAAGATCTTCAACCGGGACAACGTGGACCAGCGCCGCCTCGGCGAACTGGTCGACCTCATCGGCGACGCCCGCTTCACCGGCCACGGCGACCGGCCCGCCCGGGACGTGCTCGGCGAGGTCTACGAGTACTTCCTGGAGAAGTTCGCCCGCGCCGAAGGCAAGCGCGGCGGCGAGTTCTACACCCCGGCCAGCGTGGTCAAGCTCCTCGTCGAGATGCTGGAACCCTACGCCGGGCGCGTCTACGACCCCTGCTGCGGCTCCGGCGGCATGTTCGTGCAGGCCGAGAAGTTCGTGATCGCCCACCGCGGCATCCAGCACAAGGACGACATCGCCGTCTACGGCCAGGAATCCAACGAGCGCACCTGGCGGCTGGCGAAGATGAACCTCGCCATCCACGGCATCAGCGGCAACCTCGGCCCCCGCTGGGCGGACACCTTCCGCGAGGACAAGCACCCCGACCTCAAGGCCGACTTCGTCCTCGCCAACCCGCCGTTCAACATGTCCGACTGGTCGCGCACCGTCGACGACCCCAGATGGCGCTACGGCACGCCCCCGGCGAACAACGCCAACTTCGCCTGGCTGCAGCACATCATCTCCAAGCTCGCCGAACGCGGCACCGCCGGCGTCGTGCTCGCCAACGGGTCCATGTCCTCCAAGCAGTCCGGCGAGGGCGAGATCCGCGCCGCGATCGTCGAGGCCGACCTGGTCTCGTGCATGGTCGCGCTGCCGCCGCAGCTCTTCCGCACCACCCAGATCCCGGCCTGCCTGTGGTTCTTCGCCAAGGACAAGAGCCCCCAGGGCGTCAAGCGGCTGGCCGACCGGCGCGGCGAGGTGCTGTTCATCGACGCCCGGAACATGGGCACGATGGTCGACCGCACCGAGCGCGTCCTCACCGCCGAGGACATCACCCGCATCGCCGACACCTACCACGCCTGGCGAGGCACCGCCTCGGCCCGCGCCAAGAACCTGAAGTACGAGGACGTCCCGGGCTTCTGCTACTCCGCCACCCTTGAGGAGATCCGCCAGCACGACCACGTCCTCACCCCGGGCCGGTACGTCGGCACGCCCGAGCCCGAGAACGAGGACGATGAGCCCATCGCCGACAAGATCGCCCGGCTCACCAAGGAGCTGTACGACGCGTTCGAGGAGTCGGCTCGGCTGGAGAAGGTAGTGCGGGAGCAGTTGGAGCGGATCGATGTCTGA
- a CDS encoding restriction endonuclease subunit S, which produces MSELEYVALREFAVPGGLVGGPFGSKLVSTDYVPEGVPVIRGQNLASPGYFDASEFVFVSEEKVERDLSRNLAEPGDVVFTQRGTLGQVGIVPDAPFPRYVISQSQMRMRVDRRVAEPRYIYYCFRDPRMVQMIQARAITTGVPHINLGILAELPIPRRPLVEQRRIVEVLGALDDKIAVNERIARSCDELRALRFVDFIQSSPSKVIERPLSSFADFVNGRAFTKNATGTGRMVIRIAEINSGPGGSTVYNDIDVPDRHLARPGDVLFAWSGSLTVARWFRPEAIVNQHIFKVIPRDGLPNWLLFELIRTKLKKFQSIAADKATTMGHIQRRHLDEPVSAPADDVVSRLDSQLGPLWERALTAEQESLTLAALRDTLLPKLMSGEIRVRDAEKAVEEAL; this is translated from the coding sequence ATGTCTGAACTGGAATACGTGGCTTTGAGAGAGTTCGCTGTGCCCGGAGGCCTCGTCGGCGGACCGTTCGGCTCCAAGCTGGTAAGTACGGACTACGTTCCCGAGGGCGTGCCGGTCATCCGAGGCCAGAATCTGGCGTCTCCCGGATATTTCGACGCTTCAGAATTCGTCTTTGTCTCCGAGGAGAAGGTCGAGCGCGATCTGTCCCGAAATCTGGCTGAGCCGGGTGATGTCGTGTTTACGCAACGGGGAACCCTGGGCCAAGTAGGCATCGTTCCGGATGCGCCCTTCCCTCGGTACGTGATATCTCAGAGCCAGATGCGAATGAGGGTGGACCGGCGGGTCGCAGAACCACGGTACATCTACTACTGTTTCCGCGATCCACGCATGGTTCAGATGATCCAAGCACGGGCGATCACCACTGGCGTGCCGCATATCAACCTCGGCATTCTCGCAGAACTTCCGATTCCTCGGCGCCCCTTGGTTGAGCAGCGCCGGATCGTCGAGGTGCTTGGCGCGCTGGATGACAAGATCGCGGTCAACGAGCGGATCGCGCGGAGTTGCGATGAATTGCGGGCACTTCGATTCGTTGACTTTATTCAGTCGAGTCCTAGCAAGGTCATCGAACGCCCACTCTCGTCGTTTGCCGATTTCGTGAACGGACGAGCTTTCACCAAAAATGCCACTGGCACGGGCCGGATGGTCATTCGTATCGCAGAAATAAACTCCGGACCTGGCGGATCGACGGTTTACAACGACATCGATGTGCCCGATCGGCATTTGGCGCGCCCAGGCGATGTGCTGTTCGCTTGGTCTGGATCACTGACGGTGGCTCGCTGGTTCCGCCCTGAGGCGATTGTCAACCAGCATATCTTTAAGGTCATTCCGCGTGACGGTCTCCCTAACTGGCTTTTGTTTGAGCTTATAAGAACAAAACTGAAAAAGTTCCAGAGCATCGCGGCGGACAAGGCAACAACGATGGGCCACATTCAACGGCGTCACTTGGACGAGCCAGTATCCGCTCCGGCCGATGACGTAGTTTCCCGCTTGGATTCGCAACTAGGTCCGCTGTGGGAACGTGCGCTCACGGCAGAGCAAGAGTCACTGACCCTCGCGGCGCTCCGCGACACCCTGCTGCCCAAGTTGATGTCCGGTGAGATCCGCGTACGAGACGCGGAAAAGGCAGTGGAGGAGGCACTGTGA
- a CDS encoding type I restriction endonuclease subunit R, producing MTTDFASPLRDLSEAEWEALAMDTLGELGWEPRKGAEIAPGSGERESWSELILPGRLREAIARINPQLPPSAVEDALMEVTSARSRDALAENRRVHDFLTKGIRSVVYTDEHGAEHNPTIWLVDFRDPEANDFLAVNQVTVIEGEHRRRFDVVLYLNGLPVGVVELKKAGDAHADLQGAYAQLRTYVEELPLAFRANVVCVVSDGITARYGTAFTPFEHFAPWNVDDEGRPVPQPPASDEDLALNLVLHGLFQQRRFLEILRGYVAFAETPGGTTKRIAKPHQYFAVSKAVGKTIEATRRDGRAGVVWHTQGSGKSLEMELYAHQVMTHPSLGNPTIVVITDRTDLDDQLYSAFLASELLPEKPVQAATRDDLRTQLLNRRTGGIIFTTLQKFGRTKEERDAGQAHPLLSDRRNVIVIVDEAHRSHYDSLDGYARHLRDALPNATFVAFTGTPISEADRDTRDVFGDYIDIYDLTRAVDDGATVRVYHESRLIPVSLPKDVDPEVIDDRADQITAGLDDAERQRIQRSVAVMNAVYGAPDRLKKLAADLVSHWEARSAQMRKFIDGPGKGLIVCATRDICARLYEEIIALRPEWHADADDKGRIKVVYTGDPKDEPHIRKHVRRPSQLKVIQRRAKDPDDELELVIVQSMWLTGFDSPPLHTLYLDKPMRGAALMQALARVNRTFRAKQDGLLVGYAPVTQSLHEALAEYTQDDQDTRPVGRDIDEVVAQVRDLHDVICNVILRGYDWRGKLAAKSDKAFREAVLGTVNYLRDPALPENQVEPGEDKLTERFRKVAAKLDRLYALCASSGQLNPYRDDIAFFQAVRVWMAKFDVEDRRARGLPIPAEIALYLKQLTAGVIEAGGVTDIYEAAGIDRPDLSHLDEAYLERLRASKTPHLAIEALRRTIEQTMRRVTRHNVVRQKAFSDRLIELMNRYTNQHLTSAEIIAELVAMAKEVAADADRGKAFDPPLSEDELAFYDAVAQNEAAVTEMGPGVLADIARDLVKTVRNSVTVDWVSRDDVRAKLRTMIKRLLAKHGYPPDAAPAAIDLVIRQMETFAEDWSPEAGR from the coding sequence GTGACGACCGACTTCGCCTCTCCGCTCCGTGACCTGTCCGAGGCGGAGTGGGAGGCCCTGGCGATGGACACCCTGGGCGAGCTCGGCTGGGAGCCGCGAAAAGGCGCGGAGATCGCCCCGGGTTCCGGTGAGCGGGAGTCCTGGTCGGAGCTGATCCTGCCCGGCCGGCTGCGTGAGGCGATCGCCCGGATCAACCCGCAGCTTCCGCCGTCCGCCGTCGAGGACGCTCTCATGGAGGTCACCAGCGCCAGGTCGCGGGACGCCCTGGCCGAGAACCGCCGGGTCCACGACTTCCTGACCAAGGGCATCCGGTCGGTGGTCTACACCGACGAGCACGGCGCGGAGCACAACCCGACGATCTGGCTGGTCGACTTCCGCGACCCGGAGGCCAACGACTTCCTCGCGGTCAACCAGGTGACGGTGATCGAGGGTGAGCACCGGCGGCGCTTCGACGTGGTGCTGTACCTCAACGGCCTGCCGGTCGGGGTGGTGGAGCTGAAGAAGGCCGGGGACGCGCACGCCGACCTGCAGGGGGCGTACGCGCAGCTGCGCACGTACGTCGAGGAGCTGCCGCTGGCGTTCCGCGCCAACGTGGTCTGCGTCGTCTCCGACGGGATCACGGCCCGCTACGGCACGGCGTTCACGCCGTTCGAGCACTTCGCGCCGTGGAACGTGGACGACGAGGGCCGACCGGTGCCGCAACCGCCGGCCAGCGACGAGGACCTGGCGCTGAACCTGGTGCTACACGGCCTGTTCCAGCAGCGGCGGTTCCTGGAGATCCTGCGCGGCTATGTCGCGTTCGCCGAGACGCCGGGCGGCACGACCAAGCGGATCGCCAAGCCGCACCAGTACTTCGCGGTCAGCAAGGCCGTCGGCAAGACCATCGAGGCGACCCGCCGGGACGGGCGCGCCGGGGTGGTCTGGCACACCCAAGGCTCGGGCAAGTCGCTGGAGATGGAGCTCTACGCCCACCAGGTCATGACGCACCCGAGCCTCGGCAACCCGACCATCGTCGTGATCACCGACCGCACCGACCTGGATGACCAGCTCTATTCGGCCTTTCTCGCCAGCGAGCTGCTGCCCGAGAAGCCGGTGCAGGCCGCGACCCGCGACGACCTGCGTACCCAGCTCCTCAACCGTCGTACCGGCGGGATCATCTTCACCACGCTGCAGAAGTTCGGCCGCACCAAGGAGGAGCGGGACGCGGGCCAGGCCCACCCGCTGCTGTCCGACCGGCGCAACGTCATCGTCATCGTCGACGAGGCGCACCGCAGCCACTACGACAGCCTGGACGGGTACGCCCGGCACCTGCGCGACGCCCTGCCCAACGCCACGTTCGTCGCCTTCACCGGCACACCGATCTCCGAGGCCGACCGCGACACCCGCGACGTGTTCGGCGACTACATCGACATCTACGACCTGACCCGGGCCGTGGACGACGGCGCCACCGTGCGCGTCTACCACGAGAGCCGGCTCATCCCGGTGAGCCTGCCCAAGGACGTCGACCCCGAGGTGATCGACGACCGGGCCGACCAGATCACCGCGGGCCTGGACGACGCGGAACGGCAGCGCATCCAGCGCAGCGTGGCGGTGATGAACGCCGTCTACGGCGCCCCGGACCGGCTGAAGAAGCTCGCCGCCGACCTGGTCTCCCACTGGGAGGCCCGCTCCGCGCAGATGCGCAAGTTCATCGACGGCCCGGGCAAGGGGTTGATCGTGTGCGCCACCCGGGACATCTGCGCCCGGCTGTACGAGGAGATCATCGCGCTGCGCCCGGAGTGGCACGCCGACGCCGACGACAAGGGCAGGATCAAGGTCGTCTACACCGGCGACCCCAAGGACGAGCCCCACATCAGGAAGCACGTGCGCCGGCCGTCGCAGCTCAAGGTGATCCAGCGCCGGGCGAAGGATCCGGACGACGAGCTGGAGCTGGTGATCGTCCAGTCGATGTGGCTGACCGGGTTCGACTCCCCGCCGCTGCACACCCTGTACCTGGACAAACCGATGCGGGGTGCCGCGCTGATGCAGGCGCTCGCCCGGGTGAACCGCACCTTCCGGGCCAAGCAGGACGGCCTGCTCGTCGGCTACGCGCCGGTCACCCAGAGCCTGCACGAAGCCCTGGCCGAGTACACCCAAGACGACCAGGACACCAGGCCGGTGGGCCGCGACATCGACGAGGTCGTGGCCCAGGTCCGCGACCTGCACGACGTGATCTGCAACGTGATCCTGCGCGGGTACGACTGGCGCGGCAAGCTGGCGGCCAAGTCGGACAAGGCCTTCCGGGAGGCCGTGCTCGGCACCGTCAACTACCTGCGTGACCCCGCGCTGCCCGAGAACCAGGTCGAGCCCGGGGAAGACAAACTCACGGAAAGGTTCCGGAAGGTCGCGGCGAAGCTGGACCGGCTCTACGCGCTGTGCGCCAGCAGCGGCCAGCTCAACCCCTACCGCGACGACATCGCCTTCTTCCAGGCCGTACGGGTCTGGATGGCCAAGTTCGACGTCGAGGACCGCCGGGCCCGCGGCCTGCCGATCCCCGCCGAGATCGCGCTCTACCTCAAGCAGCTCACCGCCGGGGTCATCGAAGCCGGGGGCGTCACCGACATCTACGAGGCCGCCGGCATCGACCGACCCGACCTGTCCCACCTGGACGAGGCGTACCTGGAACGCCTGCGGGCCTCGAAGACGCCCCACCTCGCGATCGAGGCGCTGCGGCGGACCATCGAGCAGACGATGCGCCGGGTCACCCGGCACAACGTGGTGCGGCAGAAAGCCTTCTCCGACCGGTTGATCGAGCTGATGAACCGGTACACCAACCAGCACCTCACCTCGGCCGAGATCATCGCCGAGCTGGTGGCCATGGCCAAGGAGGTAGCCGCCGACGCCGACCGCGGCAAGGCGTTCGACCCTCCGCTGAGCGAGGACGAGCTGGCCTTCTACGACGCCGTGGCGCAGAACGAGGCGGCGGTCACCGAGATGGGTCCGGGGGTGCTCGCCGACATCGCACGCGACCTGGTGAAGACGGTACGCAACTCCGTCACCGTCGACTGGGTCTCCCGCGACGACGTGCGCGCCAAACTGCGCACCATGATCAAGCGACTGCTCGCCAAGCACGGCTACCCGCCGGACGCCGCACCGGCCGCCATCGACCTGGTCATCCGGCAGATGGAGACCTTCGCCGAGGACTGGTCACCCGAAGCCGGCCGGTAG
- a CDS encoding chymotrypsin family serine protease has product MEKNPASYGGAYINDAGQVVLQLIEGDARLRPGRYSPGEIEALSDQIREASLTSDVTIEWRKYSRAHLKQVDIEISKLVRGQQVPELVTAHYIRDDINAVEVGVRKLTPAVEETFNKFGAAVRLVEMEPFREMSRTDDSSPFKGGIPLAMGSPAGSECTAGYAVGRNRVHYGVTAGHCGRRSRTAYHNARLIGDLIQRKDNDQYDSALIDARFAGRIWVGGRVTSTWITVKESASADPVGYSLYLSGTRTGEKCSARIVNSAPGCFTFQTSDGTTRERCNLHLAQRLGEVIVRPGDSGGPVYLRMQNGFLRIHGHIVGGYSRGGDRVLYQPVRITTAVQDVYVVLG; this is encoded by the coding sequence GTGGAGAAGAACCCGGCCAGCTATGGGGGAGCGTATATCAACGACGCGGGTCAGGTAGTCCTGCAATTGATTGAAGGAGACGCGCGGCTCCGGCCCGGTCGTTACTCCCCCGGCGAGATCGAGGCGTTATCGGATCAAATTCGGGAAGCCTCACTCACCAGTGATGTGACGATTGAGTGGCGTAAGTACAGCCGTGCCCACCTGAAACAGGTTGATATCGAGATCTCGAAGCTGGTTCGCGGCCAGCAGGTTCCCGAGCTTGTGACCGCACATTACATTCGCGATGACATCAATGCTGTGGAGGTGGGTGTAAGAAAGCTCACGCCAGCGGTAGAGGAGACGTTCAACAAGTTTGGTGCCGCCGTTCGGCTCGTGGAGATGGAGCCGTTCCGCGAGATGTCTCGTACGGATGACTCATCCCCCTTCAAGGGCGGAATTCCGTTGGCAATGGGGTCGCCAGCGGGATCGGAATGCACTGCGGGCTATGCGGTCGGCAGGAATCGTGTGCACTATGGAGTCACTGCTGGTCACTGCGGAAGGCGTTCCCGGACCGCCTATCATAACGCACGTCTGATCGGTGATCTGATTCAGCGCAAAGATAACGACCAGTACGACAGTGCTCTGATCGATGCACGCTTCGCTGGGCGTATTTGGGTGGGTGGTCGAGTCACCAGCACATGGATTACCGTCAAGGAGTCGGCCAGCGCTGACCCTGTGGGCTACTCCTTGTATCTCAGTGGGACGCGAACGGGCGAGAAGTGCTCTGCGCGTATCGTCAACTCAGCTCCAGGCTGCTTTACATTCCAGACGTCAGACGGAACGACCCGTGAACGCTGCAATCTCCACCTGGCGCAACGGCTTGGTGAAGTCATTGTCCGACCGGGGGACAGCGGTGGTCCCGTGTATTTGCGCATGCAAAATGGCTTCCTGCGCATCCACGGCCACATTGTCGGCGGATACAGCAGAGGCGGGGATCGCGTTCTCTACCAACCGGTAAGGATCACAACCGCAGTCCAGGACGTTTATGTCGTCCTCGGCTGA
- a CDS encoding sugar porter family MFS transporter → MSDHGTWREPAAPWTAEEVGVSPGVAVLVASVAALGGLLFGYDTAVINGAVGAIDDRFNASSLALGLTVSAALIGSAVGALLAGRLADRYGRLHTMRVAAALFLVSAVGSGLAWSLLTLAVFRVVGGVAVGIASVIAPAYIAEISPARIRGRLGSLQQLAIVSGIFLALLVDYAIAAAAGGSMADFALGLEAWRWMFLAMTVPAVVYGVLSLTIPESPRHLVAKGRIEEARAVLRRLLGEAGLDHKIAQIRETLTLERPPSMRDLHGPALGLLPIVWVGIGLSVFQQFVGINVIFYYSSVLWQAVGFSEGNALLITVITSVVNILTTLVAIALIDRLGRRPLLLIGSAGMAVTLGILSFVFANAPLNAQGLPELAGAAGPIALLAANVFVFAFGMSWGPVVWVLLGETFPNRIRAAALSVAAAAQWIANWVVSTTFPSLKDAGLGLAYGIYTAAAVLSFFFVLKFVRETKGRELEEMGR, encoded by the coding sequence ATGAGTGATCACGGAACGTGGCGCGAGCCCGCAGCGCCGTGGACTGCCGAGGAGGTAGGGGTGTCGCCCGGCGTGGCCGTGCTGGTGGCGTCGGTGGCGGCGCTGGGGGGACTCCTGTTCGGCTACGACACAGCGGTCATCAACGGCGCGGTGGGCGCGATCGACGACCGCTTCAACGCCAGCAGCCTCGCGCTCGGCCTCACCGTGTCCGCCGCGTTGATCGGGTCGGCGGTGGGCGCCCTGCTCGCCGGGCGGCTGGCCGACCGGTACGGGCGGCTGCACACCATGCGGGTGGCCGCGGCGCTGTTCTTGGTGAGCGCGGTGGGCAGCGGGCTTGCCTGGTCGCTCCTCACCCTGGCCGTGTTCCGGGTGGTCGGCGGCGTCGCCGTCGGCATCGCCTCGGTCATCGCGCCCGCGTACATCGCGGAGATCTCACCGGCGCGCATCCGCGGCCGGCTGGGGTCGCTGCAGCAGCTGGCCATCGTCTCGGGCATCTTCCTGGCGCTGCTGGTCGACTACGCGATCGCCGCGGCCGCCGGCGGCTCGATGGCCGACTTCGCCCTCGGGCTGGAGGCGTGGCGGTGGATGTTCCTCGCCATGACGGTCCCCGCGGTGGTCTACGGGGTGCTCTCGCTCACGATCCCGGAGTCACCGCGTCACCTGGTGGCGAAGGGCCGCATCGAGGAGGCCCGCGCGGTGCTGCGCCGGCTCCTCGGTGAAGCAGGTCTGGATCACAAGATCGCGCAGATCCGGGAGACCCTCACGCTGGAGAGGCCGCCCAGCATGCGCGACCTGCACGGCCCCGCGCTGGGGCTGCTGCCGATCGTGTGGGTCGGCATCGGGCTGTCGGTGTTCCAGCAGTTCGTCGGCATCAACGTGATCTTCTACTACTCGAGCGTGCTGTGGCAGGCGGTCGGGTTCTCCGAGGGGAACGCGCTGCTCATCACGGTGATCACGAGTGTGGTGAACATTCTCACCACGCTGGTCGCCATCGCGCTGATCGACCGTCTCGGTCGTCGCCCGCTGCTGCTCATCGGGTCGGCCGGCATGGCGGTCACGTTGGGGATACTCTCGTTCGTCTTCGCCAACGCCCCGCTCAACGCGCAGGGCCTGCCGGAGCTGGCGGGCGCCGCCGGACCGATCGCGCTCCTTGCCGCGAACGTGTTCGTGTTCGCGTTCGGCATGTCCTGGGGGCCGGTGGTGTGGGTCCTCCTCGGTGAGACGTTCCCGAACCGCATCCGCGCCGCCGCGCTGTCCGTCGCCGCCGCGGCGCAGTGGATCGCGAACTGGGTGGTGTCCACGACGTTCCCGTCGCTCAAGGACGCCGGGCTGGGACTCGCGTACGGCATCTACACGGCGGCGGCGGTCCTGTCGTTCTTCTTCGTTCTCAAGTTCGTACGCGAGACGAAGGGGCGGGAACTCGAGGAGATGGGCCGCTGA
- a CDS encoding aminoglycoside phosphotransferase family protein, producing MSPGVLHKEMHQILVAVCRRVGLDPSGAELLRLRSNAVFRLREGVVVRVATAPDALPRVVQALEVTRWLAGRGFPTVRPADVPGQPLLQDGRAVSFWRYVPAGPGGKPTTRDLGRLLRALHDQPAPAFELRRLADPLARVRYAVEHAPGVLSDRERAWLADRIAELTEAWDNLRFSSPPALLHGDGWIDNLLRDPGGRVVLCDWDSVSVGPREWDLIPTYHGHRRFGLSAADVEAFADAYGWDLRDWPGYDTLIQIRELYAIGIHIRNAPADPFSRRELAVRLDSIMRGDPRARWHLAEA from the coding sequence GTGTCCCCAGGCGTGCTGCACAAGGAGATGCACCAGATCCTCGTCGCGGTGTGCCGACGCGTCGGCCTGGATCCCTCGGGCGCCGAACTGCTCCGGCTGCGCAGCAACGCCGTCTTCCGCCTCCGGGAGGGCGTCGTCGTACGCGTCGCCACCGCTCCGGACGCCCTGCCGAGAGTCGTCCAGGCGCTTGAGGTCACCCGGTGGCTTGCCGGTCGTGGATTCCCCACCGTGCGGCCGGCCGACGTCCCCGGGCAGCCCCTACTTCAGGACGGCCGGGCGGTGTCGTTCTGGCGGTACGTGCCGGCGGGACCCGGTGGGAAGCCCACGACGCGCGACCTCGGCCGGCTACTGCGGGCCCTGCACGACCAGCCCGCCCCGGCGTTCGAGCTGCGCCGCCTGGCCGACCCGCTGGCCCGCGTCCGGTACGCGGTCGAGCACGCGCCCGGCGTGCTGTCGGACCGGGAGCGGGCATGGCTGGCCGACCGGATCGCCGAGCTGACCGAGGCGTGGGACAACCTCCGGTTCTCCTCACCGCCTGCGCTGCTGCACGGCGACGGGTGGATCGACAACCTCCTGCGCGACCCCGGCGGGCGCGTCGTCCTGTGCGACTGGGACAGCGTCAGTGTCGGACCGCGCGAGTGGGACCTCATCCCGACCTACCACGGCCACCGCCGGTTCGGCCTCAGCGCCGCCGACGTGGAGGCCTTCGCCGACGCCTACGGCTGGGACCTGCGTGACTGGCCTGGCTACGACACCCTCATCCAGATCCGGGAGTTGTACGCGATCGGCATCCACATCCGCAACGCCCCCGCGGACCCCTTCTCCCGGCGGGAACTCGCCGTGCGACTCGACTCGATCATGCGCGGCGACCCCCGAGCGCGCTGGCACCTGGCCGAAGCGTGA
- a CDS encoding helix-turn-helix domain-containing protein, whose protein sequence is MARGEHTPACSRQWRDRAAAERWTTWRTTQAIHACCGVSLLKAHRLARGWTVREAVEELLDLCEREQLGRPKVSEDLLNVWENGRGRPRPETIDLLARLYRANAVRLGLAEDYTDDEDGAERLVLVAPTEPGTGTTGTVSYPATGPRGAYGGASPEEGLDEMERRALFHQVLAGAGLTLGGRFLAAVEKTRQDMDRTLATGTVTEDQMDRLEETVLRYRRDYLRTPPLPMLCQLVLEFADVRNLAAQRQPAAIQRRLSRVTALLAVLSADALMKLGDTRQARAWYATARTAADDTSDPRLRALVRAQEAMLPYYYGSLDETVRLAAEARALARNLPCSATALAAAAEARALARQGNREAAETAMREAQRIFSQTDPSGQDHIAFAFTEQRLLFYLSGTLTYLGESRRAAAVQQQALASYPPDAASIDPALIRLDQAICLVHDDAIVDACQLAAHALQDLPAEHRTPIVLTRARDLVLAVPPARRDLKAVRQFREAFALDTAGR, encoded by the coding sequence ATGGCCCGTGGGGAACACACACCGGCATGCAGCCGGCAGTGGCGCGACCGCGCCGCCGCCGAGCGCTGGACGACGTGGCGGACCACGCAGGCGATCCACGCCTGCTGTGGTGTGAGCCTGCTCAAGGCCCATCGCCTCGCGCGTGGCTGGACGGTCCGCGAAGCCGTCGAGGAGCTTCTCGACTTATGCGAGCGGGAACAGCTCGGCCGGCCGAAGGTCAGTGAGGACCTACTCAACGTGTGGGAGAACGGCCGAGGCCGGCCACGCCCGGAAACCATCGACCTGCTCGCGCGTCTGTACCGGGCCAACGCGGTCCGGTTGGGACTGGCCGAGGACTACACGGATGACGAGGACGGCGCGGAACGGCTCGTCCTCGTCGCCCCGACCGAACCCGGGACTGGAACTACCGGAACGGTGAGCTACCCCGCCACTGGTCCGCGCGGCGCGTACGGGGGTGCGAGCCCGGAGGAAGGACTCGACGAGATGGAACGCCGCGCCCTGTTCCACCAGGTACTGGCCGGCGCCGGGCTCACTCTCGGCGGCCGGTTCCTCGCCGCAGTCGAGAAGACCCGCCAGGACATGGACCGCACCCTCGCCACTGGCACGGTCACCGAGGACCAGATGGACCGCCTGGAGGAGACGGTCCTGCGGTACCGGCGTGACTACCTGCGCACCCCGCCGCTGCCGATGCTCTGCCAGCTGGTGCTGGAGTTCGCCGACGTGCGCAACCTGGCGGCGCAACGCCAGCCCGCCGCGATCCAGCGCCGCCTGTCGCGGGTGACCGCGCTGCTCGCGGTGCTGTCCGCCGACGCCTTGATGAAGCTCGGCGACACCCGCCAGGCCCGCGCCTGGTACGCCACCGCCCGGACCGCCGCCGACGACACCAGCGACCCGCGTCTGCGCGCCCTCGTCCGCGCGCAGGAGGCGATGCTTCCGTACTACTACGGTTCGCTGGACGAGACCGTACGACTGGCCGCGGAAGCCCGGGCCCTGGCCCGCAACCTCCCCTGCTCGGCCACCGCGCTCGCCGCTGCCGCCGAGGCCCGCGCCCTGGCCCGTCAGGGCAACCGCGAGGCAGCCGAGACGGCCATGCGCGAAGCGCAGCGGATCTTCAGCCAGACAGACCCCTCCGGCCAGGACCACATCGCGTTCGCCTTCACCGAGCAGCGCCTGCTGTTCTACCTCAGCGGCACCCTCACCTACCTCGGCGAAAGCAGGCGCGCCGCCGCCGTCCAGCAGCAGGCCCTCGCCTCCTACCCGCCCGACGCCGCCTCCATCGACCCCGCCCTGATCCGGCTGGACCAGGCCATCTGCCTCGTCCACGACGACGCGATCGTCGACGCCTGCCAGCTCGCCGCGCACGCCCTGCAGGACCTGCCCGCCGAACACCGAACCCCGATCGTGCTCACCCGGGCCCGCGACCTCGTGCTCGCCGTCCCCCCGGCCCGGCGCGACCTGAAGGCCGTACGGCAGTTCCGCGAAGCCTTCGCCCTCGACACGGCCGGCCGTTAG